From a single Labrenzia sp. PHM005 genomic region:
- a CDS encoding DUF2867 domain-containing protein: protein MIAADTLPLDSQLNAYRQPKDFMDVYSGDLSVRPDLLECDIRAFGVHFTTIDMAWAQKLLILRDQVVRPLGLKTTKDLAKDGVKKPVLDLQAGDRIQFFKIYQIGADEILLGEDDWHQDFRLSVFRKRGPSPRVYVSTCCQRHNIFGHAYLAAILPFHKMLVKQSLENGLKRPLGG, encoded by the coding sequence ATGATTGCAGCCGATACTTTGCCACTGGATAGTCAGCTCAACGCCTATCGGCAGCCAAAAGATTTCATGGATGTTTATAGCGGTGACCTGTCAGTGCGACCGGATCTACTTGAGTGTGACATCCGTGCATTTGGGGTGCATTTCACCACCATCGACATGGCCTGGGCGCAAAAACTGCTAATACTCAGGGATCAGGTTGTCCGCCCCTTGGGTTTGAAGACGACCAAAGATTTGGCGAAAGACGGTGTGAAGAAACCTGTTTTGGACCTCCAGGCCGGTGACCGGATCCAGTTTTTCAAAATCTATCAGATCGGTGCGGACGAAATTCTTTTAGGAGAAGATGACTGGCATCAGGATTTCCGGCTGTCGGTTTTCCGTAAAAGGGGGCCGTCGCCACGGGTATATGTGTCCACCTGCTGCCAGCGGCACAATATTTTTGGACACGCCTACCTCGCTGCGATCCTTCCGTTTCACAAGATGCTGGTTAAGCAGAGCCTGGAGAACGGATTGAAACGGCCGCTAGGGGGCTGA
- the pdhA gene encoding pyruvate dehydrogenase (acetyl-transferring) E1 component subunit alpha: protein MAAAKKTSAGTTRTRRSAKKAEPAIAEFTKDDELHAYREMLLIRRFEEKAGQLYGMGLIGGFCHLYIGQEAVVVGMQMAKIEGDQMITAYRDHGHMLAMDLDPKGVMAELTGRRGGLSKGKGGSMHMFSKEKHFYGGHGIVGAQVSLGTGLGFANKYRENGNVCMTFFGDGASNQGQVYESFNMAELWKLPVIYVIENNKYGMGTSIERSSSVTDLSQRGASFNIPGEKVDGMDVRAVKEASARALEWCRSGKGPYILEMNTYRYRGHSMSDPAKYRSKEEVQKMRSEHDPIEQVRQRLLDKGWATEDDLKAIDKDVRARVAEAAEFAQTDPEPDPSELYTDVLL from the coding sequence ATGGCTGCAGCTAAGAAGACCAGTGCCGGTACCACCCGGACCCGCAGATCTGCCAAGAAGGCCGAGCCTGCGATCGCCGAATTTACCAAGGACGATGAGCTCCACGCGTATCGCGAGATGCTTCTAATCCGCCGTTTCGAGGAAAAAGCCGGTCAATTGTACGGCATGGGCCTCATCGGCGGCTTCTGCCACTTGTACATCGGCCAGGAAGCGGTCGTTGTCGGTATGCAAATGGCGAAGATCGAAGGCGATCAGATGATCACCGCTTACCGCGATCATGGCCATATGTTGGCAATGGATCTCGATCCAAAAGGTGTGATGGCCGAGCTCACCGGCCGCCGCGGCGGCCTGTCGAAAGGCAAGGGCGGTTCGATGCACATGTTCTCCAAGGAAAAACATTTTTATGGCGGCCACGGCATCGTTGGCGCCCAGGTGTCTTTGGGAACCGGTCTCGGCTTTGCCAACAAGTACCGTGAGAACGGCAATGTCTGTATGACATTCTTCGGCGACGGCGCCTCCAACCAGGGCCAGGTTTATGAAAGTTTCAACATGGCCGAGCTGTGGAAGTTGCCGGTCATTTATGTGATCGAAAACAACAAATACGGCATGGGAACCAGCATCGAGCGGTCTTCCTCTGTGACCGATCTGTCCCAGCGCGGTGCATCCTTCAACATCCCCGGCGAAAAAGTCGATGGTATGGATGTGCGCGCCGTCAAAGAAGCGTCTGCCCGGGCACTGGAATGGTGCCGGTCCGGCAAAGGTCCATACATCCTGGAGATGAACACTTACCGCTACCGCGGCCACTCCATGTCGGATCCGGCGAAATACCGCTCCAAGGAAGAAGTGCAGAAGATGCGCTCCGAGCATGATCCGATTGAGCAGGTCCGCCAGCGGCTGCTGGACAAAGGCTGGGCAACGGAAGACGACCTGAAGGCCATCGATAAAGATGTGCGCGCTCGGGTCGCCGAAGCTGCGGAATTCGCGCAGACCGATCCGGAGCCGGATCCATCTGAACTTTACACCGACGTTTTGCTTTAA
- a CDS encoding protein-L-isoaspartate(D-aspartate) O-methyltransferase: MLIPNTGTLTMEGFVKERQQMVDRQIRARGVDDVRVLDAMVSVPRHLFVAPDDKERAYQDCPLPIGLGQTISQPYVVAYMCEALGLTKTSKVLDVGTGSGYSAAVLSELAGTVIGVERKPDLVDLAKNNLARAGYGAIEVHCADGSIGYLKEAPYDAIMVGAGAPATPDQLQQQLAIGGHLVIPIGPSRHHQMLWRITRISEDEFDTKNLGDVSFVPLIGEDGWEAGFD, from the coding sequence ATGCTTATCCCCAACACCGGGACCCTGACCATGGAAGGTTTTGTAAAAGAGCGGCAACAGATGGTGGACCGGCAAATCCGGGCCCGGGGCGTGGATGATGTCCGGGTTCTCGATGCCATGGTCAGCGTGCCACGCCATCTGTTTGTGGCGCCAGACGACAAGGAGCGGGCCTATCAGGACTGCCCACTGCCGATCGGTCTCGGCCAAACGATTTCCCAGCCGTATGTCGTTGCTTATATGTGCGAGGCTCTCGGCCTGACAAAAACCTCCAAGGTGCTGGATGTCGGCACCGGTTCTGGGTATTCAGCTGCGGTTCTTTCCGAGTTGGCTGGCACGGTCATTGGCGTAGAACGCAAACCTGATCTAGTCGATCTGGCGAAAAACAATCTGGCCCGGGCCGGTTATGGCGCGATTGAAGTTCATTGTGCCGACGGCAGCATAGGGTATCTGAAGGAAGCTCCCTATGATGCCATCATGGTCGGTGCCGGCGCTCCGGCCACCCCGGACCAATTGCAGCAGCAGCTGGCGATTGGCGGACATTTGGTAATCCCCATTGGCCCGTCCCGCCATCATCAGATGCTCTGGCGGATCACCCGCATCTCCGAAGATGAATTTGACACCAAAAATCTTGGTGACGTCAGTTTTGTGCCGCTGATCGGCGAAGACGGCTGGGAAGCAGGCTTCGATTAG
- a CDS encoding septum formation initiator family protein — MRRLITPAIAIAVLAYFGFHAMNGELGLVGRAMIERQVAELEGELELLTAEREELVARVSLLRPESLDPDMLDERARLYLNLVHPDELVVLRPAAAQQ; from the coding sequence TTGCGCCGGTTAATCACGCCCGCAATTGCTATTGCGGTGCTCGCCTATTTTGGGTTTCATGCCATGAATGGGGAGCTTGGCCTGGTTGGACGGGCCATGATCGAACGCCAAGTTGCAGAACTTGAAGGTGAGCTTGAGTTGCTGACGGCAGAGCGGGAAGAACTGGTGGCGCGGGTCAGTTTGCTCCGCCCGGAAAGCCTCGATCCGGATATGCTGGACGAACGGGCCCGTCTTTATCTGAACCTAGTGCACCCGGACGAGTTGGTTGTACTGCGTCCGGCAGCAGCGCAGCAATAA
- a CDS encoding pyruvate dehydrogenase complex E1 component subunit beta, producing the protein MPIDILMPALSPTMEEGKLAKWLKAEGDSVSAGDVIAEIETDKATMEVEAVDEGTLGKILVAEGTDNVKVNEKIAILLADGEDASAADAAAAAPAAAPAPAAAQAPAAPAAAAPAAPVTSEPAEDPEIPAGTPMKASTVREALRDAMAEEMRRDEEVFVMGEEVAEYQGAYKITQGLLDEFSAKRVIDTPITEHGFAGLGVGAAMAGMKPIVEFMTFNFAMQAIDHIINSAAKTLYMSGGQMGAPIVFRGPNGAAARVGAQHSQDYASWYAHVPGLKVIQPYSAADAKGLLKAAIRDPNPVIFLENEILYGQSFEIPDMDDFVLPIGKAKIERGGTDVTLVSWGIGMTYTLQAADELAAMGISAEVINLRSIRPLDIDTVLASVRKTGRVVTIEEAFPMCSVSSEIAYQVQEKAFDYLDAPILRVTGKDVPMPYAANLEKLALPNVGEVIDAVKAVTYTA; encoded by the coding sequence ATGCCGATCGACATTTTGATGCCGGCGCTTTCGCCGACAATGGAAGAAGGAAAACTCGCCAAGTGGCTGAAAGCCGAAGGCGATAGTGTTTCCGCAGGCGATGTGATCGCCGAAATCGAAACCGACAAGGCGACCATGGAAGTGGAAGCCGTCGACGAAGGGACCTTGGGCAAAATCTTGGTTGCTGAAGGCACCGACAACGTCAAGGTCAACGAAAAAATCGCAATTCTGTTGGCCGACGGTGAAGATGCAAGTGCTGCTGATGCAGCGGCTGCAGCGCCGGCCGCTGCTCCGGCACCCGCTGCTGCTCAAGCCCCAGCGGCGCCTGCCGCTGCTGCTCCGGCCGCACCGGTGACATCCGAACCTGCAGAGGACCCGGAAATTCCAGCCGGCACGCCGATGAAGGCATCGACGGTCCGCGAAGCGTTGCGCGATGCCATGGCGGAAGAAATGCGCCGCGACGAAGAAGTCTTCGTCATGGGTGAGGAAGTGGCCGAATACCAGGGCGCCTATAAGATCACTCAAGGCCTGCTCGATGAATTCAGCGCCAAACGGGTCATTGATACGCCGATCACCGAACACGGCTTTGCCGGTTTAGGTGTTGGTGCGGCCATGGCCGGCATGAAGCCGATCGTTGAGTTCATGACGTTCAACTTTGCCATGCAGGCGATTGACCACATCATCAACTCTGCGGCCAAGACCCTTTATATGTCGGGTGGCCAGATGGGCGCGCCGATTGTCTTCCGGGGTCCGAACGGCGCGGCAGCGCGCGTTGGTGCCCAGCACTCTCAGGACTATGCGTCCTGGTATGCTCATGTGCCGGGCCTGAAAGTCATTCAGCCGTATTCTGCTGCTGATGCCAAAGGCCTGTTGAAAGCTGCCATCCGCGACCCGAATCCGGTCATCTTCCTCGAAAACGAAATCCTTTACGGTCAGTCTTTCGAGATCCCGGATATGGATGATTTTGTCCTGCCGATCGGCAAGGCCAAGATCGAGCGCGGCGGGACAGATGTCACGCTGGTCTCCTGGGGCATCGGCATGACCTACACGCTGCAGGCGGCTGATGAGCTGGCGGCCATGGGCATTTCGGCTGAGGTGATCAACCTGCGGTCCATCCGTCCGTTGGACATCGATACGGTACTGGCCTCTGTCCGCAAGACAGGCCGGGTGGTCACCATCGAAGAAGCTTTCCCGATGTGTTCCGTTTCGTCTGAGATCGCATATCAGGTTCAGGAAAAAGCCTTCGATTACCTCGATGCGCCGATCCTGCGTGTC